One window of Hydractinia symbiolongicarpus strain clone_291-10 chromosome 3, HSymV2.1, whole genome shotgun sequence genomic DNA carries:
- the LOC130636781 gene encoding uncharacterized protein LOC130636781 — protein sequence MEEIATEYEKKKLQGFLRDILRIGCTKGFRYFSMYLRGREELLLKVQNEQLPCNPSDLEFDQEVVTDVSNDDIDEEEEEEDKQSSSFPEKPLPRAYDSMMLSKSTQRSISGFHFLDIGLPPASPCEADSLNAETHSTLFLLAAYGRYKSPYVWVRSNHNRLIRFTENYTSNDEVYQIQDSPLKLKSTSEWSHKDVKIWDILAEIVRINVLPCPRNPFAVEHSYFDELSPHDGLLATGAMVQLLQRILLHGDHSYHTSVAEDLNEITRKHFKILSSLVTQPVART from the exons AtggaagaaatagccacagaaTATGAAAAGAAGAAGCTTCAGGGTTTCCTCCGTGACATATTAAGAATTGGCTGTACCAAA ggaTTTCGCTATTTTTCAATGTATTTGCGTGGACGGGAAGAATTATTGCTGAAAGTACAAAATGAACAACTG CCCTGCAATCCTTCAGATTTGGAGTTTGATCAAGAAGTCGTCACAGATGTTTCCAATGATGATATtgatgaagaagaagaggagGAGGACAAACAATCAAGCAGCTTTCCTGAAAAACCTCTACCAAGAGCATA tgACTCAATGATGTTATCTAAAAGTACACAAAGGAg CATAAGTGGCTTTCATTTTTTGGATATTGGTTTACCTCCTGCAAGTCCTTGTGAAGCTGATAGTTTAAATGCT gagaCCCATTCAACGCTTTTTCTGCTGGCTGCGTATGGAAGGTACAAGAGTCCGTATGTATGG GTACGTTCCAATCACAACAGATTGATTCGATTTACTGAAAATTATACTTCTAATGATGAAGTCTACCAAATACAAGATAGTCCCTTGAAATTAAAATCCACATCGGAATGGAGTCATAAAG ATGTCAAGATTTGGGACATACTTGCTGAGATTGTGAGAATCAATGTGTTGCCGTGCCCAAGAAATCCATTTGCTGTGGAGCATTCCTATTTCGACGAGCTGTCCCCGCACGATGGACTCTTAGCAACAGGAGCCATGGTCCAATTGCTGCAAAGAATACTTTTGCATGGTGATCATAGTTACCACACCTCGG TTGCTGAAGATTTGAACgaaataacaagaaaacattTCAAGATTTTAAGCTCCCTGGTTACACAACCTGTAGCGCGAACCTAA